The Leucobacter viscericola genome includes a window with the following:
- the rdgB gene encoding RdgB/HAM1 family non-canonical purine NTP pyrophosphatase: protein MAAARTLVLASHNAHKLEELRRILGPLIPGIELIGYDGPEPIEDGLSFADNALLKARAAAAHTGLPAIADDSGVSVDVLGGMPGIFSARWGGPARSDRANVDLLLWQLTDVHDDHRAAGFVCAAALVIPDADDSEVCRVAVWPGNIAREPRGEYGFGYDPVFIPEGETRSAAELSSEEKDRLSHRTRAFSALAPEIRDRLT from the coding sequence ATGGCTGCCGCACGCACACTCGTACTGGCCTCGCACAATGCCCACAAGCTCGAGGAGCTGCGGCGGATTCTCGGACCGCTCATTCCCGGCATCGAACTCATCGGTTACGACGGCCCTGAGCCCATCGAGGACGGCCTGAGCTTCGCCGACAACGCTCTGCTGAAGGCGCGCGCCGCGGCCGCCCACACGGGTCTGCCCGCGATCGCCGACGACTCGGGAGTGTCGGTGGACGTGCTGGGCGGCATGCCCGGCATTTTCTCGGCTCGCTGGGGAGGCCCCGCGCGCAGCGACCGCGCCAATGTTGACCTGCTGCTGTGGCAACTCACCGACGTGCACGATGACCACCGCGCAGCGGGGTTTGTGTGTGCAGCGGCCCTCGTGATCCCCGACGCAGACGACAGTGAGGTGTGCCGAGTCGCTGTCTGGCCCGGCAACATTGCACGCGAACCGCGCGGTGAGTACGGCTTTGGCTACGATCCTGTTTTCATCCCGGAGGGGGAGACCCGATCCGCCGCTGAACTGAGTTCAGAAGAGAAGGATCGGCTTTCGCACCGCACCCGGGCCTTTAGTGCGCTCGCGCCAGAGATCAGAGACCGGCTAACATAG
- the rph gene encoding ribonuclease PH yields MTNSVRADGRSNGQMRPVTIERGWSSQAEGSALISFGNTRVLCTASFTPGVPRWLKGQGTGWVTAEYSMLPRSTNERMQRESVRGKIGGRTHEISRLIGRSLRAVIDTKVLGENTIVIDCDVLQADGGTRTASITGAYVALADAIEWGRSAGFIAKKAVPLKDSVAAVSVGIVDGVAMSDLAYVEDSRAETDMNVVVTGSGDFIEVQGTAEGAPFKREELDSLLDLALVSARELTVLQGSTLAQALTEGR; encoded by the coding sequence ATGACCAACAGTGTCCGCGCCGATGGGCGCAGCAACGGCCAGATGCGCCCCGTTACAATCGAGCGGGGCTGGAGCTCGCAGGCCGAGGGCAGCGCGCTCATCTCGTTCGGCAACACGCGTGTGCTCTGCACGGCGTCGTTTACCCCCGGTGTGCCGCGCTGGCTCAAGGGGCAGGGGACCGGCTGGGTCACCGCCGAGTACTCGATGCTGCCGCGATCCACAAATGAGCGCATGCAGCGCGAATCCGTGCGCGGCAAGATCGGTGGCCGCACACACGAGATCTCTCGCCTGATCGGCCGCAGCCTGCGCGCCGTGATCGACACGAAGGTGCTCGGCGAGAACACCATCGTTATTGACTGCGACGTGCTGCAGGCAGACGGCGGCACTCGCACCGCTTCGATCACGGGGGCCTACGTCGCTCTCGCCGATGCGATCGAGTGGGGCCGGTCCGCCGGGTTTATCGCGAAGAAGGCTGTGCCGCTGAAGGACAGCGTTGCTGCGGTGTCTGTTGGGATCGTCGACGGCGTTGCGATGAGCGATCTCGCATACGTCGAGGATTCGCGCGCCGAGACCGACATGAACGTTGTGGTCACCGGATCCGGCGACTTCATCGAGGTGCAGGGTACCGCCGAGGGCGCGCCGTTCAAGCGTGAAGAGCTTGACTCGCTTCTCGACCTGGCACTCGTCAGCGCGCGGGAACTGACCGTGCTGCAGGGTTCGACCCTTGCCCAAGCGCTGACCGAAGGGCGATAA
- the murI gene encoding glutamate racemase yields MRTRELSPDAPIGVFDSGVGGLTVARAIRDQLPGESMIYVGDTARTPYGPRPIAEVRRFALEILDDLVNQGVKMLVIACNTASAAVLRDARERYDVPVVEVIAPTVRSAASITRNGKVGLIGTTGTIQSRAYDDLFAVRPEITLSSVACPRFVELVEAGETSGPEVLAIAEQYLAPLIERGVDTLVLGCTHYPFLRGAIGQVMGRSVALVSSDIETANEVYRTLTDLDLLRTETGDPVLRYEATGADTAEFVDLAQRMLGIGIETVDLLSTGAIHLPTNLGGSE; encoded by the coding sequence GTGCGTACACGCGAGCTTTCACCGGATGCGCCGATCGGTGTATTTGATTCTGGTGTTGGTGGGTTAACTGTCGCTCGTGCGATTCGGGATCAGCTTCCCGGCGAGTCGATGATCTACGTTGGCGATACCGCCCGCACACCCTACGGGCCGCGGCCTATCGCCGAGGTGCGACGCTTCGCGCTGGAGATTCTCGACGACCTGGTGAATCAGGGCGTCAAGATGCTCGTCATTGCCTGCAACACGGCCTCCGCTGCCGTGCTGCGCGACGCCCGCGAACGCTACGACGTGCCGGTGGTTGAGGTCATCGCCCCGACCGTACGCAGCGCCGCCTCGATTACTCGAAACGGCAAGGTTGGCCTCATCGGCACAACCGGCACGATCCAGTCCCGCGCTTACGACGACCTGTTCGCCGTGCGGCCCGAGATCACACTCAGCTCGGTCGCGTGCCCGCGCTTCGTGGAGCTCGTGGAGGCAGGCGAGACAAGTGGCCCAGAAGTGCTCGCCATTGCGGAGCAGTACCTCGCCCCGCTCATTGAACGCGGTGTTGACACGCTTGTGCTCGGCTGCACGCACTACCCGTTTTTGCGGGGTGCGATCGGCCAGGTGATGGGCCGCAGCGTTGCTCTTGTGTCGAGCGATATTGAAACCGCCAACGAGGTGTATCGCACCCTCACCGACCTTGACCTGCTGCGCACAGAAACGGGAGATCCCGTGCTGCGTTACGAGGCAACCGGCGCAGACACCGCTGAATTTGTCGATCTGGCCCAGCGCATGCTCGGCATTGGGATCGAAACCGTAGACCTGCTTTCAACCGGGGCGATTCATTTGCCCACGAATCTCGGAGGATCCGAATGA
- a CDS encoding ribonuclease HII, giving the protein MTLERADAEVISKDPTLDVEAALFAEGAQIVIGMDEVGRGAIAGPVAVGAHVILTGTDSFPEGLRDSKLLSEKRRDALAPLVAEWGTGAVGYASAEEIDERGITAMLGEAARRALLELHRAGVSVDTAVILLDGNQDWLTPCLRKPLDVRTRVGADRACASVAAASVRAKVERDSLMREAHEAHPEYAWGSNKGYGAKAHYEGIEAHGLTELHRHTWIKTSR; this is encoded by the coding sequence GTGACGCTCGAGCGGGCTGACGCAGAAGTCATCTCGAAGGATCCAACGCTCGATGTCGAAGCCGCGCTCTTTGCGGAGGGTGCCCAGATCGTCATCGGCATGGACGAGGTCGGCCGAGGTGCGATTGCCGGGCCGGTGGCCGTCGGAGCGCACGTGATCCTCACCGGCACTGACTCCTTTCCTGAGGGCCTGCGCGACTCCAAGCTGCTGAGCGAGAAGCGCCGTGATGCGTTGGCGCCCCTCGTCGCCGAATGGGGCACGGGGGCAGTTGGATACGCGAGCGCCGAAGAAATCGACGAGCGTGGCATCACCGCCATGCTTGGAGAAGCCGCGCGAAGGGCGCTGCTTGAGCTTCACCGAGCAGGTGTGAGCGTCGACACCGCGGTGATCCTGCTCGACGGTAACCAGGATTGGCTCACACCCTGTCTGCGTAAGCCCCTCGATGTGCGCACACGAGTGGGTGCCGACCGAGCCTGCGCGAGTGTTGCGGCGGCCTCGGTGCGGGCGAAGGTTGAGAGGGATTCGCTCATGCGCGAGGCGCACGAGGCCCACCCCGAATACGCGTGGGGATCCAATAAGGGTTACGGGGCAAAGGCGCACTACGAGGGGATCGAGGCTCACGGACTTACGGAGCTGCACCGGCACACCTGGATCAAAACCTCGCGGTAG
- the lepB gene encoding signal peptidase I has protein sequence MSEAAVPERRRRQRRGGIVGFLRDLLVILVVAFLVSFLLKTFLVRSFFIPSGSMENTLQIDDRILVNQLVPDVVDVQRGDIVVFKDPGGWLAPRGTLPPQGFEKFLQTIGLAADTSEEYVVKRVIGVGGDRVSCCDAQGRVQVNGVSIDEPYIVIPPGETAASAKTFDVTVPKDSFWVMGDNRYASKDSRYNQDQPGKGFVTKGEIVGRAFVLNWPLNHFKWLNVPDGTFTGVDEAKKK, from the coding sequence ATGAGCGAAGCCGCAGTTCCCGAGCGTCGCCGACGTCAGCGTCGTGGCGGCATAGTGGGGTTTCTACGTGACCTCCTCGTTATCTTGGTGGTTGCGTTTCTCGTCTCCTTTCTGCTGAAGACGTTTTTGGTGCGCAGCTTCTTTATTCCCTCGGGGTCGATGGAAAACACGCTGCAGATCGATGACCGCATCCTGGTCAACCAGCTTGTACCCGACGTCGTAGACGTTCAGCGCGGCGACATTGTGGTCTTTAAAGATCCGGGCGGCTGGTTGGCACCGCGCGGCACCTTGCCCCCGCAGGGTTTTGAGAAGTTCTTGCAGACGATTGGCCTCGCCGCCGACACGAGCGAAGAGTACGTCGTGAAGCGGGTTATCGGCGTTGGCGGTGACCGCGTCTCGTGCTGCGATGCGCAGGGGCGAGTGCAGGTGAACGGCGTTTCGATCGACGAGCCCTACATTGTGATCCCGCCGGGGGAAACGGCAGCTTCTGCAAAAACCTTTGACGTCACAGTCCCTAAGGACTCCTTCTGGGTGATGGGCGACAACCGCTACGCGAGTAAAGACTCCCGTTACAACCAGGATCAACCCGGCAAGGGATTTGTGACCAAGGGTGAGATCGTCGGTCGCGCGTTTGTGCTGAACTGGCCGCTGAATCACTTCAAGTGGCTCAATGTGCCGGACGGTACCTTCACCGGCGTTGACGAGGCAAAAAAGAAGTGA
- the rplS gene encoding 50S ribosomal protein L19, protein MQKLDHVDAPSLRSDIPEFRAGDNVKVHVNIVEGNRSRVQVFQGVVISRHGEGVRETFTVRKISFQVGVERKFPLHAPTIDKIEVVTRGDVRRAKLYYLRGLTGKKAKIKEKRDR, encoded by the coding sequence ATGCAGAAGCTCGACCACGTCGATGCCCCGTCGCTCCGCAGCGACATTCCTGAATTCCGTGCAGGCGACAACGTCAAGGTGCACGTAAACATCGTCGAGGGTAACCGCTCGCGTGTTCAGGTTTTCCAGGGCGTCGTTATCTCCCGCCACGGCGAGGGTGTTCGCGAGACCTTCACCGTTCGCAAGATCAGCTTCCAGGTAGGAGTTGAGCGTAAGTTCCCTCTCCACGCGCCCACCATCGACAAGATCGAGGTTGTGACCCGCGGTGATGTTCGCCGCGCGAAGCTGTACTACCTCCGCGGTCTCACCGGCAAGAAGGCCAAGATCAAGGAGAAGCGCGACCGCTAG
- a CDS encoding Fpg/Nei family DNA glycosylase, whose product MPEGHSVHRIARQFATNFVGTAPEVSSPQGRFAQGAAILNRREMLDARAVGKQMFLEFEGDHWLRVHLGIYGAWDFAGDVRVDSSIQIHGQTPGHSKLGQTGEYSRPDSAKPLDREAEDSVTSIGAPRRTRVRMAEQDRETEVEGSFPPDPVGQVRVRLLNEAVCADLRGPTVCEVLTPAEVDAVFQRLGPDPANANTEAEKQRFVERARKKKTPIGLVLMDQSVVAGIGNVYRAEMLFRAELNPHTPANQLSETVLEELWDDWAHLLEIGITVGQMITIDGLTGDDYLRALQERDERHWVYKLEGTPCKRCGTNIVLEEFGARKLYWCPGCQS is encoded by the coding sequence ATGCCCGAGGGACACTCCGTACATCGCATCGCGCGACAGTTTGCCACCAACTTTGTGGGGACCGCACCTGAGGTATCCAGCCCCCAGGGGCGGTTTGCCCAGGGCGCCGCGATCCTGAACCGCCGCGAGATGCTTGATGCGCGCGCCGTCGGTAAGCAGATGTTCCTCGAGTTCGAGGGTGACCACTGGCTGCGTGTGCACCTCGGCATCTACGGTGCCTGGGATTTTGCGGGCGACGTGCGGGTTGACTCCTCGATCCAGATTCACGGGCAGACCCCCGGCCACTCAAAGCTGGGGCAGACGGGGGAGTACTCGCGCCCGGACTCGGCCAAGCCTCTCGACCGCGAGGCTGAAGACTCGGTCACCTCTATCGGTGCCCCGCGTCGAACGCGCGTGCGTATGGCCGAGCAGGATCGCGAGACCGAGGTCGAGGGATCCTTTCCGCCGGACCCCGTCGGTCAGGTGCGTGTGCGCCTACTCAACGAGGCGGTGTGCGCAGATCTGCGCGGGCCGACGGTGTGCGAGGTGCTCACTCCCGCCGAGGTTGATGCGGTGTTCCAACGCCTTGGGCCCGATCCTGCCAACGCCAACACGGAGGCCGAGAAGCAGCGCTTCGTCGAGCGTGCCCGCAAGAAAAAGACTCCCATCGGGCTGGTACTCATGGACCAGTCGGTCGTGGCGGGGATCGGCAACGTGTACCGCGCCGAAATGCTGTTTCGTGCCGAGCTCAACCCGCACACGCCGGCTAACCAGCTCAGTGAGACCGTGCTCGAAGAGCTCTGGGACGACTGGGCACATCTGCTCGAGATTGGGATCACGGTCGGCCAAATGATCACGATCGACGGTCTCACCGGTGACGACTATCTGCGGGCGCTGCAGGAGCGCGACGAGCGGCACTGGGTCTACAAACTTGAGGGAACGCCGTGCAAGCGTTGCGGCACGAACATCGTGCTCGAAGAGTTCGGTGCTCGCAAGCTTTACTGGTGCCCCGGGTGCCAGTCTTGA
- a CDS encoding ribose-5-phosphate isomerase, with product MRLHVATDHAGLEFSQQLQQHLRDRGFEVIDHGPAEYDALDDYPSFCINAALGVARDERDGVPALGVVFGGSGNGEQMAANKVEGIRAALVWNDSTAELAREHNNANVISIGARQHPVEDAIRFIDLFIDTPFSGDERHVRRINQLGEYERTGAIAGKQVDQL from the coding sequence ATGCGCCTTCACGTTGCCACGGACCACGCCGGACTCGAATTTAGCCAACAGCTGCAGCAGCACCTTCGCGACCGCGGCTTTGAAGTGATTGATCACGGGCCGGCGGAGTATGACGCGCTCGACGACTACCCCTCGTTCTGCATCAATGCGGCCCTCGGAGTGGCTCGAGACGAGCGCGACGGTGTGCCCGCCCTCGGCGTGGTGTTCGGTGGATCCGGTAACGGCGAGCAAATGGCCGCCAATAAGGTCGAGGGGATCCGTGCCGCTCTGGTGTGGAACGACTCCACGGCCGAGCTGGCTCGCGAGCACAACAACGCCAACGTCATCTCGATCGGCGCACGTCAGCACCCCGTCGAAGACGCGATCCGCTTCATTGACCTCTTTATTGACACCCCGTTCTCGGGCGATGAGCGCCACGTGCGCCGCATCAACCAGCTGGGTGAATACGAGCGCACGGGCGCGATCGCTGGCAAACAGGTCGACCAGCTCTAA